Proteins co-encoded in one Actinomadura luteofluorescens genomic window:
- a CDS encoding IclR family transcriptional regulator — protein sequence MAKSESPVGSVDRALRIIQLLSESGRGVTLEDLAVRSGIPRSSLHRLLGALRHRGFAAQPEPNGPYFLGTELLAAAFRFYDRIDLRSLVHPVLLRLREELNETTHMAVLEGAEIVYVDKVEAIHPITMTSVIGGRNPAHCTGVGKALLAWTYPTDEAIRLWASAHELRAVTRHSITSPARLAEEMAEIRERGYALDLEENEEGVRCAAVPVFLGRATPSAGISVTAPKDRFPKARLTEVATRLRAVLADELDRPATP from the coding sequence ATGGCGAAGAGCGAGTCTCCGGTCGGCAGCGTCGACCGGGCGCTGCGCATCATCCAGCTGCTGTCGGAGAGCGGGCGCGGCGTGACGCTGGAGGACCTCGCGGTCCGCTCCGGGATCCCGCGCAGCTCCCTGCACCGGCTGCTGGGCGCGCTGCGGCACCGCGGTTTCGCCGCGCAGCCCGAGCCGAACGGCCCGTACTTCCTCGGCACCGAGCTGCTCGCGGCGGCGTTCCGCTTCTACGACCGGATCGACCTGCGCTCCCTGGTGCACCCCGTGCTGCTGCGGCTGCGCGAGGAGCTGAACGAGACCACCCACATGGCCGTCCTGGAGGGCGCCGAGATCGTCTACGTCGACAAGGTCGAGGCGATCCACCCGATCACCATGACCTCGGTCATCGGCGGCCGGAACCCCGCGCACTGCACCGGGGTCGGCAAGGCCCTGCTGGCCTGGACGTACCCGACCGACGAGGCGATCCGGCTGTGGGCCTCGGCGCACGAGCTGCGCGCCGTCACCCGGCACTCGATCACCTCCCCGGCGCGCCTCGCCGAGGAGATGGCCGAGATCCGCGAGCGCGGCTACGCCCTCGACCTGGAGGAGAACGAGGAAGGGGTGCGCTGCGCGGCCGTCCCGGTCTTCCTCGGCCGGGCCACGCCCTCGGCCGGCATCAGCGTCACGGCCCCGAAGGACCGCTTCCCCAAGGCCCGCCTGACCGAGGTCGCCACCCGCCTCCGCGCAGTCCTCGCCGACGAACTGGACCGCCCCGCCACCCCGTAA
- a CDS encoding fumarylacetoacetate hydrolase family protein, with product MRLVTFRGEGGTRAGRVDGESVTPLDAPDVGTLLAAGPDWRERAAAAAGRPVPLAELDLAPVVPHPSKIICVGLNYTPHIAETGLDTPEYPTLFAKFARSLVGPSDPIMLPEASAAMDWEAELAVVVGRTVRGADRGEARAAIAGYTVANDVSARDFQRRTTQWLQGKTFDSTTPLGPALVTGDEVADAADLEVTCAVDGEVMQRGRTSTMLFPPEEIVAYVSGIVTLDPGDVLLTGTPAGIGDSRVPPVRLRPGHLVTTEIEGLGVLRNRCSK from the coding sequence ATGCGACTTGTGACCTTTCGTGGCGAGGGCGGTACCCGGGCGGGGCGGGTGGACGGGGAGTCCGTGACTCCGCTCGACGCACCGGACGTGGGGACGCTGCTCGCCGCCGGGCCCGACTGGCGGGAGCGGGCCGCGGCCGCCGCCGGGCGTCCGGTTCCGCTCGCGGAGCTGGACCTCGCCCCGGTGGTCCCGCACCCCAGCAAGATCATCTGCGTGGGGCTCAACTACACGCCGCACATCGCCGAGACCGGGCTCGACACCCCCGAGTACCCGACGCTGTTCGCCAAGTTCGCGCGCTCGCTGGTCGGCCCGTCCGACCCGATCATGCTGCCGGAGGCGTCCGCGGCGATGGACTGGGAGGCGGAACTGGCCGTCGTCGTCGGCCGGACGGTCCGGGGCGCGGACCGCGGCGAGGCCCGCGCGGCGATCGCCGGCTACACCGTGGCCAACGACGTCAGCGCCCGCGACTTCCAGCGCCGCACCACCCAGTGGCTCCAGGGCAAGACGTTCGACTCCACGACCCCGCTCGGGCCCGCCCTCGTCACCGGCGACGAGGTGGCCGACGCCGCCGACCTGGAGGTCACCTGCGCGGTGGACGGCGAGGTCATGCAGCGCGGCCGGACGTCCACCATGCTGTTCCCGCCGGAGGAGATCGTCGCCTACGTCAGCGGCATCGTGACGCTCGACCCCGGCGACGTGCTGCTCACCGGAACCCCGGCCGGGATCGGCGACAGCCGCGTCCCGCCGGTGCGGCTGCGCCCCGGGCACCTGGTCACGACCGAGATCGAGGGGCTCGGCGTCCTGCGCAACCGGTGCTCGAAGTGA
- a CDS encoding FAD-binding oxidoreductase, with protein sequence MLEVTAEALRALLPEGRVLTDPDAMDAYTRDQTYAVPGAPLAVVRARDTADVAATMAWAQEERVPVVPRGAGTGLAGGATAVDGCVVLSLAAMTAIREISPLDHVAVAEPGVITADLDRAARAHGLMYAPDPSSHEISTIGGNLATNAGGLRCVKYGVTRHSTLGLEVVLAGGTVIRTGGRTVKGVTGYDLTGLFVGSEGTLGVITAATVRLFPAPPRPPETVLATFPSLTAAGAAAAAIMGAGLRPSLLELVDRATLRAIDEWRRIDLDPGAAVVLLAQTDGPECPADALVRECERAGAAFAAASTDEAEADALLEVRRLAYPAAERLGKCLVEDVCVPRSRLPEMVERVERAAERHGVRILTVAHAGDGNLHPLFVFDRDLPGPPPPVLAAAGEVFTAAIDLGGTLTGEHGVGVLKRPWLDGEMGPGVRDVHRRIKRALDPDGVLNPGKAI encoded by the coding sequence GTGCTCGAAGTGACCGCCGAGGCGTTGCGCGCCCTCCTCCCCGAAGGACGCGTCCTCACCGACCCGGACGCGATGGACGCCTACACGCGGGACCAGACCTACGCGGTGCCCGGCGCGCCCCTCGCGGTCGTCCGCGCCCGCGACACCGCCGACGTGGCGGCGACGATGGCGTGGGCGCAGGAGGAGCGGGTCCCGGTCGTCCCGCGCGGCGCGGGCACCGGGCTGGCCGGAGGGGCCACCGCCGTGGACGGCTGCGTCGTGCTGTCGCTGGCCGCGATGACCGCGATCCGGGAGATCTCCCCGCTCGACCACGTCGCCGTCGCCGAGCCCGGCGTGATCACCGCGGATCTGGACCGCGCGGCCCGCGCCCACGGCCTGATGTACGCGCCGGACCCCTCCAGCCACGAGATCTCCACGATCGGCGGGAACCTCGCCACCAACGCGGGCGGGCTGCGCTGCGTGAAGTACGGCGTGACCCGCCACTCCACGCTCGGGCTGGAGGTCGTCCTCGCGGGCGGGACGGTGATCCGGACCGGCGGGCGGACGGTCAAGGGCGTCACCGGCTACGACCTCACCGGGCTGTTCGTCGGGTCCGAGGGCACCCTCGGGGTGATCACCGCGGCGACCGTCCGGCTGTTCCCGGCGCCCCCGCGGCCGCCCGAGACCGTGCTCGCGACGTTCCCGTCCCTGACTGCGGCCGGTGCGGCGGCGGCCGCGATCATGGGCGCCGGGCTGCGGCCCAGCCTGCTGGAGCTGGTCGACCGGGCCACGCTGCGGGCGATCGACGAGTGGCGCCGCATCGACCTCGATCCCGGCGCCGCCGTGGTGCTCCTCGCGCAGACCGACGGGCCGGAGTGCCCGGCGGACGCGCTGGTCCGCGAGTGCGAGCGGGCCGGGGCCGCGTTCGCCGCCGCGTCCACCGACGAGGCGGAGGCCGACGCGCTGCTGGAGGTGCGCAGGCTGGCCTACCCCGCCGCCGAGAGGCTCGGCAAGTGCCTCGTGGAGGACGTGTGCGTCCCGCGCTCGCGGCTCCCGGAGATGGTGGAGCGCGTCGAGCGAGCGGCGGAGCGGCACGGCGTCCGCATCCTCACCGTCGCCCACGCCGGGGACGGCAACCTGCACCCGCTGTTCGTGTTCGACCGCGACCTGCCCGGGCCCCCGCCGCCCGTGCTGGCGGCGGCCGGCGAGGTGTTCACCGCCGCGATCGACCTCGGCGGCACCCTCACCGGCGAGCACGGCGTCGGCGTGCTGAAGCGGCCCTGGCTGGACGGCGAGATGGGCCCCGGCGTCCGGGACGTCCACCGGCGGATCAAGCGGGCCCTCGACCCGGACGGCGTGCTCAACCCCGGGAAGGCGATCTGA
- a CDS encoding saccharopine dehydrogenase family protein: MTADRPYDVVLFGATGFTGALTAEYLARHAGPGTRWALAGRNQAKLAAVRDRLAELDPACAELPLLHADTTDAASIEEIAESARVVITTVGPYVKYGEPLVAACARAGTDYVDLTGEPTFVDRMYVKYHDAAVRSGARIVHACGFDSIPHDLGVYFTVKQLPENVPLHVEGFLRVRGDASGGTLHSAVGIFGDAAGMVRAERERRKVETPPAGRTVRISRRPAPKARVGGGWTLPLPTIDPQIVVRSAAALDRYGPDFSYGHYVAVKRLATAAGMAAGSGALLALAALPPTRSLLLRLRTPGDGPSEERRARNWFSVKFVGEGGGRRVVTEVAGGDPGYTETAKMLAESALCLAHDDLPATSGQVTTAAAMGDALVDRLVKAGIAFRVIDAG; this comes from the coding sequence ATGACCGCCGACCGCCCGTACGACGTCGTCCTGTTCGGCGCCACCGGCTTCACCGGTGCCCTCACCGCCGAATACCTCGCCCGGCACGCCGGTCCCGGCACGCGCTGGGCGCTGGCGGGGCGCAACCAGGCGAAGCTGGCGGCCGTGCGCGACCGGCTGGCGGAGCTCGACCCGGCGTGCGCCGAACTGCCGCTGCTGCACGCCGACACCACCGACGCGGCGTCGATCGAGGAGATCGCGGAGTCGGCGCGGGTCGTCATCACGACGGTCGGCCCCTACGTCAAGTACGGCGAGCCCCTGGTGGCGGCGTGCGCGCGCGCCGGCACCGACTACGTCGACCTCACCGGCGAGCCCACGTTCGTGGACCGGATGTACGTGAAGTACCACGACGCCGCGGTGCGCAGCGGGGCCCGGATCGTGCACGCCTGCGGGTTCGACTCGATCCCGCACGACCTCGGCGTGTACTTCACGGTCAAGCAGCTCCCCGAGAACGTCCCCCTGCACGTCGAGGGGTTCCTGCGGGTGCGCGGGGACGCGTCCGGCGGCACCCTGCACTCGGCCGTCGGCATCTTCGGCGACGCCGCCGGGATGGTGCGCGCCGAGCGCGAGCGCCGCAAGGTGGAGACGCCTCCCGCCGGGCGCACGGTGCGGATCTCGCGCCGCCCGGCGCCGAAGGCCCGCGTCGGGGGCGGCTGGACGCTGCCGCTGCCCACCATCGACCCCCAGATCGTGGTGCGGTCCGCCGCGGCCCTCGACCGGTACGGCCCCGACTTCTCCTACGGCCACTACGTCGCGGTCAAGCGGCTCGCCACCGCGGCGGGGATGGCGGCGGGCTCCGGCGCCCTGCTGGCCCTCGCCGCGCTCCCCCCGACCCGCAGCCTCCTGCTGCGGCTCCGGACGCCCGGCGACGGGCCGTCGGAGGAGCGCCGCGCCCGCAACTGGTTCAGCGTGAAGTTCGTCGGGGAGGGCGGCGGCCGGCGCGTCGTGACCGAGGTCGCGGGCGGCGACCCCGGATACACCGAGACGGCGAAGATGCTCGCCGAGTCGGCGCTGTGCCTCGCCCACGACGATCTGCCCGCGACGTCCGGGCAGGTCACGACGGCCGCCGCGATGGGCGACGCGCTCGTCGACCGGCTCGTCAAGGCCGGGATCGCCTTCCGGGTCATCGACGCGGGCTGA
- a CDS encoding LysR substrate-binding domain-containing protein, whose translation MTEARLRALVALADTGSVRSAARRLYVTESAVSAAVAALTRELGVPLVRREGRGVRLTGAGAVYAGYARQVLGLLEEGRAAARGAADPGRGPLRLAAVTTAADQVLPELLASFRARWPDVELALEVGPRRQVWSSLAAHEADLVLAGRPPAGVAATVLARRPNELVVVGAPDLAAGFALARTPWVMREPGSGTRASADAYLAEREAAPPRLVLGSNGAVIAGAAAGLGVALVSRDAVGAELEAGRLVVVGAPGMPLDRPWHAVAGAAPTATTLLFVRHLLDAPGWRPAAVATEGSTATPTAGQG comes from the coding sequence GTGACGGAGGCGCGGCTGCGGGCGCTCGTCGCGCTCGCCGACACCGGGTCGGTGCGGTCGGCGGCGCGGCGGCTGTACGTGACCGAGTCGGCGGTGTCGGCCGCGGTCGCGGCGCTGACCCGGGAGCTGGGCGTCCCCCTCGTCCGGCGGGAGGGGCGCGGCGTCCGGCTGACCGGCGCGGGCGCCGTCTACGCCGGGTACGCGCGGCAGGTGCTCGGGCTGCTGGAGGAGGGGCGCGCGGCGGCGCGCGGCGCGGCCGACCCGGGGCGCGGGCCGCTGCGGCTGGCGGCGGTGACGACGGCCGCCGACCAGGTCCTCCCCGAGCTGCTGGCCTCGTTCCGGGCGCGCTGGCCGGACGTGGAGCTGGCGCTGGAGGTGGGGCCGCGCCGCCAGGTGTGGAGCAGCCTCGCCGCGCACGAGGCCGACCTCGTGCTGGCGGGCCGCCCGCCCGCCGGGGTCGCGGCGACCGTGCTGGCCAGGCGGCCGAACGAGCTGGTCGTCGTGGGAGCGCCGGACCTGGCGGCCGGGTTCGCCCTGGCCCGCACGCCGTGGGTGATGCGCGAGCCCGGGTCGGGGACGCGGGCGAGCGCGGACGCCTACCTGGCCGAGCGGGAGGCGGCGCCGCCGCGGCTGGTGCTCGGCTCGAACGGCGCGGTGATCGCCGGCGCGGCGGCGGGGCTGGGCGTGGCGCTGGTCTCGCGGGACGCCGTCGGCGCGGAGCTGGAGGCCGGGCGGCTCGTGGTGGTCGGCGCGCCGGGGATGCCCCTGGACAGGCCGTGGCACGCGGTCGCGGGCGCGGCGCCGACGGCGACGACGCTGCTGTTCGTCCGGCACCTGCTGGACGCGCCCGGCTGGCGCCCGGCCGCGGTGGCTACGGAAGGCTCCACAGCGACACCGACAGCAGGCCAAGGCTGA
- a CDS encoding form I ribulose bisphosphate carboxylase large subunit — protein sequence MSAGRWSAGVIPYAEMGYWRPDYEPKDSDILAAFRITPQQGVPPEEAGAAVAGESSTATWTVVWTDRLTSYENYQGKCYKVEPVPGQGDQFIAYIAYDLDLFEEGSIANLTSSIIGNVFGFKALKALRLEDMRIPTHYVKTFQGPAHGIVMEREYLGKFGRPLLGATVKPKLGLSARNYGRVVYEALRGGLDFTKDDENINSQPFMRWRDRFLYCMEGVNRAQAATGEVKGHYLNVTAATMEDMYERAELAKELGSVIVMIDLTIGYTAIQSMAKWARRNGVILHLHRAGHSTYTRQKTHGVNFRVIAKWMRLAGVDHIHAGTVVGKLEGDPNSVRGYYDTLRLDRVEADPVKGLYFDQEWASMPGTMPVASGGIHAGQMHQLLHYLGEDSILQFGGGTIGHPMGIAAGAAANRVALEAMIKARNEGRDYLAEGPDILRAAAKHSRELDVALSTWGDITFTYESTDTPDAAPTPVSV from the coding sequence ATGAGCGCGGGCAGATGGTCGGCGGGCGTGATCCCCTACGCGGAGATGGGCTACTGGCGTCCGGACTACGAGCCGAAGGACAGCGACATCCTCGCCGCCTTCCGCATCACGCCCCAGCAGGGCGTGCCGCCGGAGGAGGCGGGCGCGGCCGTCGCGGGCGAGTCGTCCACCGCGACGTGGACGGTCGTGTGGACCGACCGGCTCACCTCCTACGAGAACTACCAGGGCAAGTGCTACAAGGTGGAGCCCGTCCCCGGGCAGGGCGACCAGTTCATCGCCTACATCGCCTACGACCTCGACCTGTTCGAGGAGGGCTCGATCGCGAACCTGACGTCGTCCATCATCGGGAACGTCTTCGGGTTCAAGGCGCTCAAGGCCCTGCGGCTGGAGGACATGCGGATCCCGACCCACTACGTGAAGACGTTCCAGGGCCCGGCGCACGGCATCGTCATGGAACGCGAGTACCTCGGCAAGTTCGGCCGCCCCCTACTGGGCGCGACCGTCAAGCCGAAGCTCGGCCTGTCGGCCCGCAACTACGGCCGCGTCGTCTACGAGGCCCTGCGCGGCGGCCTCGACTTCACCAAGGACGACGAGAACATCAACTCCCAGCCGTTCATGCGCTGGCGCGACCGCTTCCTGTACTGCATGGAGGGCGTCAACCGGGCGCAGGCCGCGACGGGCGAGGTCAAGGGCCACTACCTCAACGTCACCGCCGCGACGATGGAGGACATGTACGAGCGCGCCGAGCTCGCCAAGGAGCTCGGCAGCGTCATCGTGATGATCGACCTCACGATCGGCTACACGGCGATCCAGTCCATGGCCAAGTGGGCGCGCAGGAACGGCGTCATCCTGCACCTGCACCGCGCGGGCCACTCCACCTACACGCGGCAGAAGACCCACGGCGTGAACTTCCGCGTCATCGCCAAGTGGATGCGCCTCGCGGGCGTCGACCACATCCACGCCGGGACGGTCGTAGGCAAGCTCGAAGGCGACCCCAACAGCGTCCGCGGCTACTACGACACCCTCCGCCTCGACCGCGTGGAGGCCGACCCGGTGAAGGGCCTGTACTTCGACCAGGAGTGGGCGTCGATGCCGGGCACGATGCCCGTCGCGTCCGGCGGCATCCACGCCGGGCAGATGCACCAGCTCCTGCACTACCTGGGCGAGGACTCGATCCTGCAGTTCGGCGGCGGGACGATCGGCCACCCGATGGGCATCGCCGCCGGCGCCGCCGCCAACCGCGTCGCGCTGGAGGCCATGATCAAGGCGCGGAACGAGGGCCGCGACTACCTGGCCGAGGGGCCGGACATCCTGCGCGCCGCCGCCAAGCACAGCCGCGAACTGGACGTCGCCCTGTCCACCTGGGGCGACATCACCTTCACCTACGAGTCCACCGACACCCCCGACGCCGCCCCGACCCCCGTGAGCGTGTGA
- a CDS encoding ribulose bisphosphate carboxylase small subunit, translated as MRITQGTFSYLPDLTDEDIAEQIAYALDQGWPCSVEFTDDPHPRNSYWEMWGLPMFDLTDPAGVLYEVNECRKAYPDRYVRLTAYDARYGRQTTALSFIVQRPAEEPGFRLDRTETADRRVRYTMHPYALDCPEGDRYGAGR; from the coding sequence ATGCGGATCACCCAAGGCACCTTCTCCTACCTGCCCGACCTCACCGACGAGGACATCGCCGAGCAGATCGCCTACGCCCTGGACCAGGGCTGGCCGTGCTCGGTCGAGTTCACCGACGACCCCCACCCGCGCAACTCCTACTGGGAGATGTGGGGCCTGCCGATGTTCGACCTCACCGACCCGGCCGGCGTCCTGTACGAGGTCAACGAGTGCCGCAAGGCCTACCCGGACCGCTACGTCCGGCTGACCGCCTACGACGCCCGCTACGGGCGGCAGACGACGGCGCTGTCGTTCATCGTCCAGCGCCCGGCCGAGGAGCCCGGCTTCCGCCTCGACCGGACGGAGACCGCCGACCGGCGCGTCCGCTACACGATGCACCCCTACGCGCTCGACTGTCCCGAAGGCGACCGCTACGGGGCGGGACGTTGA
- the cbbX gene encoding CbbX protein: protein MSDRPGPETRQSFGMRRNGSPVADLPEPAAGEPLPADARVDLAKERADSQVDAVLSTLDAELVGLAPVKTRIREIAALLLVDRVRARFGIDSGRPNLHMCFTGSPGTGKTSVAVRLAELLHRLGYVRRGHLVSVTRDDLVGQYVGHTAPKTKEVLKRAMGGVLFIDEAYYLYRAENERDYGQEAIEILLQVMENQRDDLVVVLAGYKDRMDSFFASNPGMSSRIAHHIDFPDYEPGELEAIGRLMTAREGYTLAPETEPVFRDYLARRRARPRFANARSVRNAIERARLRHANRLLADPGEVDREALTTLQPEDFLTSRVFKE from the coding sequence TTGAGCGACCGCCCCGGCCCGGAGACGCGGCAGAGCTTCGGGATGCGGCGGAACGGCTCCCCGGTGGCGGACCTCCCGGAACCCGCCGCCGGGGAGCCGCTCCCCGCCGACGCCCGCGTCGACCTCGCCAAGGAACGCGCTGACTCCCAGGTCGACGCCGTCCTTTCCACCCTGGACGCCGAACTCGTGGGGCTCGCCCCCGTCAAGACCCGCATCCGGGAGATCGCCGCGCTGCTGCTCGTCGACCGCGTCCGGGCCCGGTTCGGCATCGACTCGGGACGTCCCAACCTGCACATGTGCTTCACCGGCAGCCCCGGGACGGGCAAGACGTCCGTCGCGGTCCGGCTCGCCGAACTCCTGCACCGCCTCGGCTACGTCCGCCGCGGCCACCTGGTCTCCGTCACCCGCGACGACCTCGTGGGCCAGTACGTCGGCCACACCGCGCCCAAGACCAAGGAGGTCCTGAAGCGCGCCATGGGCGGCGTCCTGTTCATCGACGAGGCGTACTACCTGTACCGCGCCGAGAACGAGCGCGACTACGGGCAGGAGGCCATCGAGATCCTCCTCCAGGTCATGGAGAACCAGCGGGACGACCTGGTGGTCGTCCTCGCCGGCTACAAGGACCGCATGGACTCCTTCTTCGCGTCCAACCCCGGAATGAGCTCCCGCATCGCCCACCACATCGACTTCCCCGACTACGAGCCCGGCGAGCTGGAGGCCATCGGCCGCCTGATGACGGCCCGCGAGGGCTACACCCTCGCCCCCGAGACCGAGCCGGTCTTCCGCGACTACCTCGCCCGCCGCCGCGCCCGGCCCCGCTTCGCCAACGCCCGCTCCGTCCGCAACGCGATAGAACGCGCCCGCCTGCGCCACGCGAACCGCCTCCTGGCCGACCCGG